The sequence below is a genomic window from Synechococcus sp. PCC 7335.
GCCTTCACCCAGCTGAGAGTCAACGGTCAAATTACCACCTAGCAATTGAATATATTCGTGCGAAATCGCTAACCCTAGTCCAGTCCCCTCAGGTGAGTCCAGGCCAGATTGAGTTTGAACAAAAGCCTCAAATAGATGAGCCTGATCAGCAGCGGCAATGCCCGGCCCTGTATCGCTGATTGAAAAGGTCAGTAGCGTCGAAGGTGGTTTGGTAGTCGTAGTCTGTGGATTGTCTTGCTTCTCTAAGCTTTCACAGGCATGGTTGAGTTGGTTCTGGCCGTATTGATTCTGACTATGTTGGTTCTGACCATCTTGGTTCTGGCTGTGTACAGATAGGGTAATTGTGCCGACGGCTGTGAACTTGAGCGCATTACTTAGCAAATTGATGAGGATCTGTCTAAGCTTAAGGTGATCGCTAACAACAGTTCGAGGCAGCTTTGGCGATCGCCTCATCAGAAACCGTAGACCCTTTCTATCTATTGCACTACTAAACATCTGCTGAAGCTCATCTAGTAGACAATACAGATCGAACTGGGTGTTGTTTAGCTCAACTCGTCCCGATTCGATCTTAGAGATGTCTAGAACATCATTAATTAAAGCGAGTAGATGTTCACCGCTGCGATAGATGATATCTAGATTCTCTGCTTGCTCTAGATTTGGATTAGACTCTCGTAGAATATGAGTAAAGCCTAGTATGGAATTAAGAGGCGATCTAAGTTCGTGACTCATATTTGCTAGAAACTCGCTTTTGGCCTGATTCGCGGCTTCCGCAGCCTTGGTCGCATGCGCTAGCTCTCGTATCACCTGTTTACGTTCGGTAATATCTTCAAACATGTAGAGGTAGGCAAAAGTAGCGTTATCTTGTTGTACAGGCCCATAGATCCGCCTCAACGTCCGCCCATCTAATAGCGGTACTTCGTCCTCAATTGTTTTAGTGCCGTTCGTAAAGTCATTTTCAGTGGAATCTGCAACAAATCTGCCAAGGTCTATACTGCTTAGACACTCCGTCAATAGCTGTTCCCCATTGATATTGCCACTTGCCACCTCTGGCTGCAAATGCTCTAGCTGCCAGATTCGATAGAATTCAGAATTTACAAACAGCGCTTCATTGGTATCGCAGTCTAATACAAAGATGCCGGTAGGCGGCAAATTATTAATGGCACGTAGGAGCGCACTGTTACGATGTAACTTCTTTTGGGCTTGCCGACGCTCTGTGATATCTACGAGTACGCCGAGTGTACTGCCATCGCTACAAGGGCCTTCGTTGCCCTCAGCGGTAGTAGATAGCAACACATCTAGATAAGTGCCATCTTTTTTGATGAACTGACAGAAGCGATCGCGCTCCGACATATCTTTCATCAATGTTGAAAGCCCTTCGCTGACTTCGTGCTTGTAACTATCCGCAACAAAGTCTATGAGAGGTTGGCCGATAACCTCTTCTCTTTGATATCCAAGCTTTTCTAACCAGTAGTTGCTAGTCCCCACAATAAGACCGCCGGCGTCTATCGAATGCAGCATTGCCGGGGTCTGCTTATACAGATATCGATAGCGAGCTTCGCTTGCTTGAAGGGCTTTGAAAGTATCAAGATGATGAGAAATATCAATATGGGTACTAACGTAGTGAGTTGGTTTACCCTGAGTATCTAAGATAGGTGAAAACGTAACTTCACTCCAAAAAGACTGTCCATTCTTGCGCAAGCCTTGCAGTAAGACTTTACAGTTGTTGCCATCAGCCACCGTTTTACTGATAGTATCTAGCTCCGCTTTCTGCATTTTCTTTGTCGGTAAAGACCAATAGCTACAACCTAGGATTTCTGTCGCGCAGTAGCCAGTTAGCGACTCAAAACTAGGGCTGACGTAGACCACAGACAAGTCGATTGTCTGAGCGTCGCAGATGATTAATCCACTAGCGGTATGCGCTATGGCCTCTCGGAAGGTTGCTAGCGTTAGCCGATTGGCTTGGCTTGGCTTTAGGCTATCTACTTCCTGCTCTAATCTAGAAAGTGACTTGTGGATTGGATTGGCAGGTGAGATCTCGAATCGGGAGCTGAGCCGACTAAAGAGTTGATATACGCTTCCAGCAAGACCCCAGCAGGTCAGTACTATCAATCCACTGAATAGCGTTTCGGATGGCATCACACCCATTGCGTTGGTTCCCTTTTAGCAGCAGTCATCAAGCTACTAGAATGTTCCCCGAATAACCTATGAACTTATATTGATATGGATATTGATATGGAAAAATCAGCTAGCCGGTGGTGCGATCGCATCTACGAGGGTTTTAATCACGCGATCGCTCTCTAGCGGCATCGTAGCGGCGGCGCCCAACATTCTTTGCAGCATGACAAAGTAAACCAGCGTGCCTATAAACATCCGCGCAGAGGCGGCCGGGTCGCCTAGCTTCAGCTCACTGCAAGTAGACAGGTAGCGGGTAAGCTCATCCAAGACCGGTTTGGCCACATTTTGGATATAGGGTTCCGATAGCTCTGGGAATCGACCTGACTCACCAATAATGAGTCGCATAAACTCACAAAATTGAGAATCGCAGGCCGCTTCATTCAAAAAATCCTTAGCTAGATCACTTAGAACCTGTCTCGGCTCGCCTGCCAACGCATTTTCACGGCGAATATCGAAAGAAGAGGAGCGGAACTTTTCTTCTGCCATCTGCTGTACTAGCGCAGAAAAGAGGCCAGTTTTATCTTGAAAATGGCTATAGACCGTCGCCTTTGAAACGCCCGCCGCCGCCGCGACCCGGTCCATGCTGGTCGCCGCATAGCCGTTTGCCAAGAATTCTTGCTTGGCTCCTTGCAGAATTGCCGCTGACTTGACAGCCGATTTTTTCCGTTCCGAGCGATTATAAAACTTCACAAATTCAGAGCCACAACACAAGCATACGTACACCTACGGATCCCTAAACAAGCGCCTCCACCCAACGCCACCTTCAGCCTAAAGCCACAAGTGGGCCTATTATAGGGTGCTGTCTGTGACCGCGTCTTCTCTACTTTGACAGACGGTTTTGACAGACGGTCAATTTTGACAAACGGGTGGCAGATGGTCGACCGCGGAAATTATCCATTGTCGTTTTAAATTAATTATGAAACAATTATGAAAAGTGAAACGATTATGAAATGCATAGGTCTCTATGAACCGTCCGGCTAGCGACAAAAGTCACTTTCGACAGAGGATTAGCTTCCTTAGTGCCAATTTTCTGATGCTGACACTCGCAGCCAGTTTGTGGAGTTGTGCGCCCGCTGACAGAGCAGATGGGTCTAGCCCTAGCGGTGAGCTAGTTTCTCAATCTGAGCAAGCAGCCAGTCAAGCAGCCGGCCAAAAGAAGGTTCTAACGACCTTTACCATCTTGGCAGACATTGCTCAAAACGTAGCTGGAGAAGCGCTTACTGTTGAATCTATCACTCGCACAGGCGAAGAAATTCATGGCTACGAGCCGATTCCGAGTGATATAGCCAAGGCACAGCAAGCAGATCTCGTACTTTACAACGGGATGAACCTAGAGCGCTGGTTTGATCAATTTCTAGGTAGCCTCGATGACGTACCTGCCGTAGTTCTTACTGAGGGGATTGAGCCGATTGCGATCGCCCAAGGGCCCTATGCCGATAAGCCCAATCCGCACGCTTGGATGTCGCCTAGAAACGCACTGATCTATGTAGAAAACATTCGCCAGGCGTTTGTAGAACTCGATCCAGACAACGCCGATACCTATAACCTCAATGCTGACGCCTATAGCCGGGAGCTTAGGGCAATTGACGCGACGTTAGCTGATAGTCTCAATTCGGTCCCTTCGGACCAGAGGTATCTAGTCACTTGTGAGGGTGCATTCTCTTATCTAGCGCGCGACTATGGTCTAGAAGAAGTCTATATGTGGCCTATCAACGCTGAACAACAGTCTACGCCGAAGCAGATTAAGCAGGTTATCGACAAAGTGAAAGAGAACGAGGTACCGACCGTTTTTTGTGAAAGCACTGTGAGCAGTGAGGCCCAAGAGGAAGTTGCCAAGGCCGCTGATGCGGAGTTTGGCGGTAATTTATATGTCGACTCGCTCTCTGGGGAAGGTGGTCCCGTTCCAACATTTCTGGATCTCTTGGAATATGATGCGCAGCTAATTGCGAATGGACTTTTAGAAGGAGTTCCCTAGTCCCTTGATAGCGCCTTCTACCTGCTGGTTACCTGCTTCTTCCTAAGACTGGCTTCTTCCTAAGCGTGCCTTACAGCCGACTTTCTAACCTCTCACTTACCCCTTTGGCGTCCCTTGTATCGACCTATGCCTGATTCGACTACCCACATTCAGCACCCCAGTCTCTGCCCAGATACCTATGGCATTGCTGTAGACAATATCAGCGTCACTTACAGTAACGCCAGACTAGCGCTGTACAATGCCAGCTGCTATGTAGAACCAGGTACTATCACCGGACTTGTAGGCCCTAATGGAGGGGGGAAATCTACTCTCTTTAAGTCCATTATGGGTTTTCTATCGCCGAGTCAGGGGCAGGTGTCTATTGATGCTATGTCAATAGGAAAGGCGCAAAAGCGGCAGCTCATAGCCTATGTACCCCAAGCAGACGAGGTAGATTGGAACTTTCCAATTAGTGTGTTCGATGTGGTGATGATGGGCCGCTATGGCTATATGAATCTCTTTCGCATTCCTAGCCGTAAGGATCGCCGCATCGTCAGAGAGAGCTTAGCACGGGTTGGGATGAGTGAGTTCAAAGACCGTCAGATTGGAGAGCTTTCTGGCGGACAGAAGAAGCGTGCTTTCTTAGCGAGGGCCTTAGCACAGGAGGGAAGAGTAATCTTACTAGACGAGCCATTCACAGGGGTGGACGTCAAGACGGAAAAAAGTATCGTCACTTTGTTAATGCAGCTACGTGACGAGGGCCATACAATTTTGGTCTCTACTCACGACTTGTCTGCTATCTCTACTTTTTGTGATCGCGTTATTCTACTCAATCAAACCATCCTCGCAGCAGGGACTACGGCTGAAACCTTCACCGAAGAAAATCTTGCTATGACCTTTGGAGGCTTGCCACTAAGCAGTCTAAAAGCCACCTCGACCGATCAGCCAAACCTAGCGCATCATCACTGTAACCAATCACATAGCCAGCCAGGACATCCCTCTATTCAAGTAGCCCAGCCCAGGAGCTTGGACTCGTGAGCGCCCTGCTAGCAGTATCCTCTGAAGCTGCAATATCTCTTGAAGCCATTGTGAATTGGTTAATCGAGCCTTTTCAGCTGGGATTCATGATCCGGGCGCTGTGGGTAAGCTCTTTTGTGGGCACTGTCTGTGCGGTGCTCTCTTGCTACATCACCCTCAAGGGCTGGTCGCTAATGGGAGATGCCGTTTCTCATGCGGTTGTTCCGGGCGTCGTGGTTGCCTATGCACTAGGGCTACCCTTTGCTTTGGGTGCGTTTGTTTTTGGGTTTGGGGCAACGGTAGCGATTGGCTATGTGAAAGCTAAAACTAGACTAAAAGAAGATGCCGTTATCGGCGTAATTTTTACCGGTTTTTTTGCGTTTGGGTTAGTGCTTGCCACCAAGATTCCTAGCAATATTGACCTTTTTCATATTCTCTTTGGTAATGTTCTAGGGATCTCTCCACAGGATATTATTCAAACGCTAATTGCGGGCTTTTTGACGCTAGCGATCATCTTGTTTCGCAGAAAGGATTTGTTGCTTTTTTGCTTTGATCC
It includes:
- a CDS encoding PAS domain S-box protein; translation: MGVMPSETLFSGLIVLTCWGLAGSVYQLFSRLSSRFEISPANPIHKSLSRLEQEVDSLKPSQANRLTLATFREAIAHTASGLIICDAQTIDLSVVYVSPSFESLTGYCATEILGCSYWSLPTKKMQKAELDTISKTVADGNNCKVLLQGLRKNGQSFWSEVTFSPILDTQGKPTHYVSTHIDISHHLDTFKALQASEARYRYLYKQTPAMLHSIDAGGLIVGTSNYWLEKLGYQREEVIGQPLIDFVADSYKHEVSEGLSTLMKDMSERDRFCQFIKKDGTYLDVLLSTTAEGNEGPCSDGSTLGVLVDITERRQAQKKLHRNSALLRAINNLPPTGIFVLDCDTNEALFVNSEFYRIWQLEHLQPEVASGNINGEQLLTECLSSIDLGRFVADSTENDFTNGTKTIEDEVPLLDGRTLRRIYGPVQQDNATFAYLYMFEDITERKQVIRELAHATKAAEAANQAKSEFLANMSHELRSPLNSILGFTHILRESNPNLEQAENLDIIYRSGEHLLALINDVLDISKIESGRVELNNTQFDLYCLLDELQQMFSSAIDRKGLRFLMRRSPKLPRTVVSDHLKLRQILINLLSNALKFTAVGTITLSVHSQNQDGQNQHSQNQYGQNQLNHACESLEKQDNPQTTTTKPPSTLLTFSISDTGPGIAAADQAHLFEAFVQTQSGLDSPEGTGLGLAISHEYIQLLGGNLTVDSQLGEGATFAFSVPVAVGDHALSLPTTTKQPSRRVIGLAPGQPDYRILVVDDVAVNRKLLSHLLMNVGFEVREAQNGEEAIARWESWQPHLILMDMRMPIMTGEEATRRIKTLEKTRINPYHQTRIVALTANAFTEDRTAAIACGCDDFISKPIRANEIFEKLSNQLDIRYQYTNSHRQSVCCASACTKTLC
- a CDS encoding TetR/AcrR family transcriptional regulator, which produces MKFYNRSERKKSAVKSAAILQGAKQEFLANGYAATSMDRVAAAAGVSKATVYSHFQDKTGLFSALVQQMAEEKFRSSSFDIRRENALAGEPRQVLSDLAKDFLNEAACDSQFCEFMRLIIGESGRFPELSEPYIQNVAKPVLDELTRYLSTCSELKLGDPAASARMFIGTLVYFVMLQRMLGAAATMPLESDRVIKTLVDAIAPPAS
- a CDS encoding metal ABC transporter substrate-binding protein, with the protein product MNRPASDKSHFRQRISFLSANFLMLTLAASLWSCAPADRADGSSPSGELVSQSEQAASQAAGQKKVLTTFTILADIAQNVAGEALTVESITRTGEEIHGYEPIPSDIAKAQQADLVLYNGMNLERWFDQFLGSLDDVPAVVLTEGIEPIAIAQGPYADKPNPHAWMSPRNALIYVENIRQAFVELDPDNADTYNLNADAYSRELRAIDATLADSLNSVPSDQRYLVTCEGAFSYLARDYGLEEVYMWPINAEQQSTPKQIKQVIDKVKENEVPTVFCESTVSSEAQEEVAKAADAEFGGNLYVDSLSGEGGPVPTFLDLLEYDAQLIANGLLEGVP
- a CDS encoding metal ABC transporter ATP-binding protein translates to MPDSTTHIQHPSLCPDTYGIAVDNISVTYSNARLALYNASCYVEPGTITGLVGPNGGGKSTLFKSIMGFLSPSQGQVSIDAMSIGKAQKRQLIAYVPQADEVDWNFPISVFDVVMMGRYGYMNLFRIPSRKDRRIVRESLARVGMSEFKDRQIGELSGGQKKRAFLARALAQEGRVILLDEPFTGVDVKTEKSIVTLLMQLRDEGHTILVSTHDLSAISTFCDRVILLNQTILAAGTTAETFTEENLAMTFGGLPLSSLKATSTDQPNLAHHHCNQSHSQPGHPSIQVAQPRSLDS
- a CDS encoding metal ABC transporter permease: MIRALWVSSFVGTVCAVLSCYITLKGWSLMGDAVSHAVVPGVVVAYALGLPFALGAFVFGFGATVAIGYVKAKTRLKEDAVIGVIFTGFFAFGLVLATKIPSNIDLFHILFGNVLGISPQDIIQTLIAGFLTLAIILFRRKDLLLFCFDPNHAKAIGLNTQAMYYTLLSVLALTIVTALQTAGIVLVVAMLVTPGATAYLLSDRFDRMLMISVATSVLSCFFGTYLSYHLDASTGGCIVVLMTIFFVMAMLFAPKYGILSQKFRRPLHDAGLQPSKDG